Proteins encoded within one genomic window of Orcinus orca chromosome 21, mOrcOrc1.1, whole genome shotgun sequence:
- the TTI2 gene encoding TELO2-interacting protein 2: MEPHGSRESPPREGSSFPGQWASSALGQAFSQILYQFAGQESRRGKARNEALRDLSAVLDAKECDQLFSGSDTSLRGMPEMLGQVAKALGKYAVPPEGPEGGGDRHSEVAEKAAAIGLLFLKLLRKVETAKNSLVCPAWKAGLRHLAGPIYIFAITHNLEQPWTSPKSQGVAGQVLALLLQVTECGSVAGFLHGENEDEKGRFTAVMGLLKPDLNKDSWKSNPATKHVFSWTLQKVTRPWLSQHLERVLPPSLLISDDYQTENKILGVHCLHHIVLNVPAADLLQYNRAQVLYHALFNHLYTREHHLIQAVLLCLLDLFPILEKALHWKGDAARPTTHCDEVLQLILMHMEPEHRLLLRRTYARNLPAFVKRLGILTVRHLKRLDRVIIGYLEVYDGPEEEARLKILEALKLLMQYTWPRVPCRLVVLLKALLKLICDVARDSSLTPESVKSALLEEATDCLILLDRCSEGQVKGLLAKIPQSCEDSKVGNCIRRVQQVSEGAPYNAT; this comes from the exons ATGGAGCCTCACGGCTCTCGGGAATCCCCACCCCGGGAGGGCTCTTCCTTTCCTGGACAGTGGGCTTCCTCCGCCCTCGGACAGGCCTTCTCCCAGATCTTGTACCAGTTTGCCGGTCAGGAATCCCGACGGGGCAAGGCCAGAAATGAAGCTCTTCGGGACCTCAGTGCTGTACTAGATGCCAAAGAATGTGATCAGTTATTTTCGGGGAGTGACACCTCGCTCCGTGGAATGCCCGAGATGCTGGGGCAGGTGGCAAAAGCCCTGGGGAAGTATGCAGTTCCTCCCGAGGGACCGGAAGGGGGAGGTGATCGTCACTCCGAAGTGGCCGAGAAAGCGGCAGCAATTGGGTTACTCTTCCTTAAGCTGTTGAGGAAAGTTGAGACCGCTAAGAATTCCTTGGTTTGCCCTGCATGGAAGGCAGGCCTCCGTCACTTGGCAGGACCCATCTATATTTTTGCCATCACACACAACTTGGAGCAACCATGGACCAGCCCAAAATCTCAGGGCGTCGCTGGACAGGTGCTCGCCTTACTGCTTCAGGTTACTGAGTGTGGTTCTGTGGCTGGATTCCTCCACGGAGAAAATGAAGATGAGAAAGGGAGATTTACTGCGGTCATGGGGCTTCTCAAACCCGATTTGAATAA GGACTCCTGGAAGAGTAACCCAGCCACCAAACATGTTTTCTCATGGACTCTGCAAAAGGTCACTCGACCCTGGCTGAGCCAACATCTGGAAAGGGTACTTCCCCCATCATTGCTCATCTCAGATGACTATCAAACCGAGAACAAAATCCTGGGTGTCCACTGCCTCCATCACATTGTGCTAAATGTG CCAGCTGCTGATCTGCTGCAGTACAACAGGGCCCAAGTCCTATACCATGCGCTTTTCAACCACCTGTACACACGGGAGCACCACCTCATTCAG GCTGTGCTCCTGTGTCTGCTGGATTTATTCCCCATCCTGGAGAAAGCCCTGCACTGGAAGGGAGATGCAGCCCGACCCACCACACACTGTGACGAGGTCCTGCAGCTGATCCTGATGCACATGGAGCCCGAGCACCGCCTTCTCTTACGCAGGACTTACGCAAGAAACCTACCGGCTTTCGTGAAGAG GTTGGGGATCTTAACTGTCCGGCACTTGAAGAGGCTGGATCGAGTCATCATTGGTTATCTGGAGGTTTATGATGGACCCGAGGAGGAGGCTAGATTGAAGATATTGGAAGCCCTAAAACTTCTCATGCAGTATACTTGGCCCAG AGTTCCCTGTAGACTTGTGGTCTTACTGAAGGCTCTCTTGAAACTGATATGTGATGTAGCAAGGGATTCAAGCCTCACACCCGAATCTGTTAAGAGTGCCTTGTTAGAAGAGGCCACAGACTGCCTGATTCTCCTGGACCGCTGCTCTGAAGGACAGGTGAAG GGTCTCCTGGCTAAAATTCCCCAAAGCTGTGAAGACAGTAAGGTGGGGAACTGTATCCGAAGAGTGCAGCAGGTTTCTGAAGGAGCTCCCTACAATGCAACTTAA